AAACGAAAAATAACTCGCTGAGGCTGATGTGGATCATAATTGACTGTTTTAATTTCTTCCTGGAAATTACCCATTGTAATTTTTGCAATAGTTTTGCGCCAAAAGTTAAGCGCTGGCTTATTTTCCGGAATCACAGAAATTTCCCATAAGCCTGGATGCATGTTCCAAAGTTCAGAGGAAACCAAAAAACCTAAACCTTTGCCTTGAAACTTTGCAGTAATGAAAAACTCGCCCATATTCCACATAGTATCTGGGTAAATTCCTTCTTGATTTAATAGGGCAAAACCTGCTAATTCATTACCTACTTTAATCAGAAAGGCTTTTCTTGTCGGCTCTTCAAAGTATTTTTTAAAATCGAAGCTTTCATAAAGGCCATCGGGAGGCAAAGCCCAATCCTCTGAAATAAAACCACAGTCACGAGAGAGTTCATATACATAAAATCGTGCCATATTTTGGATGATAGGATAATCATCTAATGTTGCTGTCTCAATTTTTAAAGCAGATTGTAATTCTTTGATGTTCACAGCACTTTCCTTAAATACAGTTTTGCCATATGACCTTCATTCTGATAACCAAGCGATTTGTAAAAATCATGAGAGCCCTCTTTGGCTCGCCTAAGTCCCGATGTCAAATCAATGATACAGGGACTAAACTGCCTGGCAAATTCCTCAACAGTAATCATAAGCTTTTTACCTATTCCTTGATTACGATATCCTTGGTCGACCACAAGGCCTTCAATATGAAATCTTGTTGTTTCTGAAACAAAAAGATAGCTCTTAGACCAAGCAATCCAACCAACAACTTTTCCAGCAATTTCCGCAAGAAGAACACCGTAATGCAGTTCATTAGTAAATAGCTCAAGTCTTCTTTGCAACTCATCAGGCGATTGCGGATAGCCCAATTGCTCCATTAAAGGGTGAAGATGTTGAGCATCATCAATTACTGCTTTGCGGATAATCAATTCAACAGACATTTTAGGACTCCAGATTCACTCTATCCCCGGATAGATTAGGAGATGAAATCACCAAAAAAGAAACCAAATTTCCGGAACTGTTTTTCACTTTATGAGCTGCCCATGCTTTAATAGTTATTCCTTCCTGTTCCTGCAACACCTGTTCATAATTTTCAAACTCAATAACCAATTGTCCTTGTAAACAATAAAAAAATTGTTCTGTTTTCTGATGATAATGCTTTATCTCACAACTTCCAGCAGGCATCGTTTCATAAATAACACTAAACTGCCCCTCATTTTTTAACCACCATCCATCGCAACCTTGTCCCCATTTAAAATGGAGTGCATTGTTTATTGAGACAGCCTCTTCTCTCACTACAGATTCTAATACATGCGATTTTAGGCTTTGACTTAAGCCGGAGACTGAATCACCATTTAAGAGCCCGATGTCTGTTGTTTCTTGAAATTCTTTACGCAAAAAATAAAAAATAGAATTTTTTTGAAATCCATGCCGCTCAAATTCAAGTTTGAACCCTAATTTTTTATAAAATTCTATTGCCTCCCAATCCATAGTGTTAACTGTTGCAAAAGCGCAGCCTTTCTCACTACCATACTTCAATGCCTTTTGCATGAGTTTTGTTCCCCATCCTTGATGTCTGATGGATTCACTCACCCAAAGATTATCGACATGAAGACCTCCATAGAGTGTTCCGCCACTACAACCACCCACAATGCTATTGTCTGCATCACGAATAAAGCATGCAAAGAAATCTAAAGATTCGAAGCCTCTTTGTTGTTTGGCATACGCCTTAATCCCATTTGTTAATATTTGAACATCATCAGGGTTTGGATTTTCTAAAAACGATAACTTTAAAGTCATTTAATTTATCCCACTGTAGGAGACCAGGCACCATGCTCCACATAACTTGCCTCATCACTGCCTGACCAAGGTGGCATAGTAACGCAAATAAACACTAAATCTGCTGCATCACTTCGATATTGAAAATGTGTTCCCAAGGGAATATCGATGCTGACTCCAGGTGTTAAAGGCGTAATACTCTCTTCATCGTTCAATTTACGCCAAATTGCACCGTCACCAGAAAGGACATGCCAAAATTCAGATACAGTTTTATGACGAACTGCTTTGGAAATTGTTCCTGCTTTCAAAGTACAGTGAGCCATTCCACCTAAATGATTATTCATCAGCAATCGAACTTCAGCACCTGCTGGAGAGATATGTTGATACTCTTTGGGTATTTCTTGTGTATTCATTTATGCCTCTATTAAAACAATGTTCTCATCAGTAGTGGTTATTTCTTTTTTTAAATTTGAATTGTAACGCAAGCATTATCTGCATCTAAAGTAACCACTTTGCCAATTGGAAGAATGCAATTTTGCTTACCGTGCCCATAGGGAAACTCTTTAATGCAAGGTACTTTTAATTTTGAAGCCCATTCATTGATTACATCTTCTACCGTACCATCATGCTGATGCGAGTTCTTACTTTTACAGTGTTCAAATGTACCAAAAATAACGCCAGAAACTTCATCAAAAATTCCTGCTAAATCTAGTTGGGAGAGCATGCCATCAATATTATAGGGCTCGACACCAACGTCTTCTACCAACAAAATACTTTCTTTAAAACTAGGCAGATAAGGTGTGCCCATTAAATTAGTCATCAGAGTTAAATTTCCACCAAGTAAAGGGCCTCGACTAACACCTGCATGAACCTTTATTCCTTTGGAAATTATGTATTCTTGGCCTAATAAAGAAGAAAGTAATGTTTTTTTAACCTGGGTACTCAAATGAATAGTCAAAGTAAATCCTGTATAACTTACTAAGCCACTGTTTTTAAATAGGCCTAATTGCAACGCGGTGGTATCACTAAACCCGAATAATTGTTTTGGGTTTCTCTTAATTAATTCATAGTCTAAAAAAGGTAAAATACGTTGTGAACCTTGTCCGCCTCGGGTTGCAATAATTGCTTTCACTTCAGAATCTTTAAAGAAATCCATCACATCATTGGCACGTTCACTGTCTTTTCCCGCTAAAAATCGTTCTGATGCAAACATATGCTTTGCATACTTTACCTTAAATCCATTCAACTTTAATAAATGAACTCCCGCTTCTATATCCTGTTCCATAATAGGGCTCGACGGTGAAATAAGCCCTACGATATCTCCTTTTTGCAGTGGTGCTGGACATAGAATCTTCATTTATTACCTCAATTATTTTCTGCATTCAAAAACAATACTTTCGTCTTTTTCATCAGGTGGCGCGTTTCGGTCAAATCCTTTAACCATCCGTACATTGCTAAAACCAACCTCAGTAAGCAAATTGTGCAAGAAAGAAGAGTTTTGATAAATGCGAATTTTATATTCCTCTACCTCTGTTTGAATCACACGGTTGTTTTCAATCAACTCGTATTTGCCGATAGAGTAACAAACCTCTTCATTGAGCATGGCTAATTGACTTAATACGATGAGAGTTCCATCTTCTTTGGGCCATCTTGAGCCTCTCCATATACCTAATTCATTAGGAACTGCATAGCGTGTTTCTACTTCAAATACAAAAAGTCCTTTATCTTCTAGGTGCTCATAAATGATTTTTAAGGCTTTTTGGATATCCGCCTTTTCAGTAATGAGACAAAATGAACCACTGGGTATAAAAATCAAAGAGTACTTCTCAGATTGATTTAAATCTTCAATAAAACCATACCAGACTTTTGGATTAAGATTTTTGCTCCTTGCTTTTGCATGCAGTCGCT
This window of the Fluoribacter dumoffii NY 23 genome carries:
- a CDS encoding cupin, which gives rise to MNTQEIPKEYQHISPAGAEVRLLMNNHLGGMAHCTLKAGTISKAVRHKTVSEFWHVLSGDGAIWRKLNDEESITPLTPGVSIDIPLGTHFQYRSDAADLVFICVTMPPWSGSDEASYVEHGAWSPTVG
- a CDS encoding GNAT family N-acetyltransferase, whose amino-acid sequence is MTLKLSFLENPNPDDVQILTNGIKAYAKQQRGFESLDFFACFIRDADNSIVGGCSGGTLYGGLHVDNLWVSESIRHQGWGTKLMQKALKYGSEKGCAFATVNTMDWEAIEFYKKLGFKLEFERHGFQKNSIFYFLRKEFQETTDIGLLNGDSVSGLSQSLKSHVLESVVREEAVSINNALHFKWGQGCDGWWLKNEGQFSVIYETMPAGSCEIKHYHQKTEQFFYCLQGQLVIEFENYEQVLQEQEGITIKAWAAHKVKNSSGNLVSFLVISSPNLSGDRVNLES
- a CDS encoding GNAT family N-acetyltransferase, which produces MSVELIIRKAVIDDAQHLHPLMEQLGYPQSPDELQRRLELFTNELHYGVLLAEIAGKVVGWIAWSKSYLFVSETTRFHIEGLVVDQGYRNQGIGKKLMITVEEFARQFSPCIIDLTSGLRRAKEGSHDFYKSLGYQNEGHMAKLYLRKVL
- a CDS encoding GNAT family N-acetyltransferase, producing the protein MNIKELQSALKIETATLDDYPIIQNMARFYVYELSRDCGFISEDWALPPDGLYESFDFKKYFEEPTRKAFLIKVGNELAGFALLNQEGIYPDTMWNMGEFFITAKFQGKGLGFLVSSELWNMHPGLWEISVIPENKPALNFWRKTIAKITMGNFQEEIKTVNYDPHQPQRVIFRFDSNVQNVGEPLESKKEYQIQFVDELDETTENRMTKGFVAYEAQHGIDVNYRCFSVTISSAQGEVFGVINAYTAFSEIYVDDIWVDSAYRGKGYGKQLLLALEHHFKGQGFNNINLVTSAFQAPEFYKKCGFTAEFTRINKKNPKLSKTFFVKFFNEELETQGILKAVHSE
- a CDS encoding class I SAM-dependent DNA methyltransferase, with translation MKKLDTYQSLCTEVYDLSKPNVPQDAYSFYRSYAVEAKGTILEPMCGTGRFLLPLAEEGFDVQGFDASQPMLERLHAKARSKNLNPKVWYGFIEDLNQSEKYSLIFIPSGSFCLITEKADIQKALKIIYEHLEDKGLFVFEVETRYAVPNELGIWRGSRWPKEDGTLIVLSQLAMLNEEVCYSIGKYELIENNRVIQTEVEEYKIRIYQNSSFLHNLLTEVGFSNVRMVKGFDRNAPPDEKDESIVFECRK
- a CDS encoding S66 peptidase family protein, producing MKILCPAPLQKGDIVGLISPSSPIMEQDIEAGVHLLKLNGFKVKYAKHMFASERFLAGKDSERANDVMDFFKDSEVKAIIATRGGQGSQRILPFLDYELIKRNPKQLFGFSDTTALQLGLFKNSGLVSYTGFTLTIHLSTQVKKTLLSSLLGQEYIISKGIKVHAGVSRGPLLGGNLTLMTNLMGTPYLPSFKESILLVEDVGVEPYNIDGMLSQLDLAGIFDEVSGVIFGTFEHCKSKNSHQHDGTVEDVINEWASKLKVPCIKEFPYGHGKQNCILPIGKVVTLDADNACVTIQI